The Helicoverpa armigera isolate CAAS_96S chromosome 18, ASM3070526v1, whole genome shotgun sequence genome has a window encoding:
- the LOC110373196 gene encoding SH2 domain-containing protein 4A, producing the protein MLQQILRDMWVDPEILAELDETQKQTLFCKMREEQVRRWQLWDEKVGKEDERPKFQKNGKKQVQFLTGEDGEPWVWVMGEHPEDKSIETILAEEAREKAIAQARQEVQQLRKSVEKELTQLIEYKPLDDLEQKFDLSPKTMDPLEDTLEIYCTVDELRQRIEALEPDVKIEPDEIDKLPPPDFTDPLKLDLSKNTLHFNFIEGKRDVLQDMGVGAGGDGVSVLVAAWERRVAAARAGDILRGIRAKRARAMRLAHHAAQTHDAAWRDQERKAKEAEASMREIARAAREAHRRSSHIAAPPDTTQAGKPPNREAIMEWFQTHELKRGVGLDENKKPVDWFHGLISRSEAETALSGCPAGSFLVRVSERVWGYAVTYRDSSRCKHYLVEAARAYRLLPTGHVAHDTLADLINYHKTVPITESGGELLVSACPPQQTPDILCAPPS; encoded by the exons ATGTTGCAGCAGATCTTGCGCGACATGTGGGTGGACCCCGAGATCCTGGCCGAGCTCGACGAGACGCAGAAACAGACGCTCTTCTGCAAGATGAGAGAAGAACAG GTGCGTCGCTGGCAGCTCTGGGATGAGAAGGTGGGCAAAGAAGACGAGAGGCCCAAGTTCCAGAAGAATGGAAAGAAGCAGGTGCAATTCCTCACTGGAGAAGATGGAGAACCATGG GTGTGGGTGATGGGCGAGCATCCCGAAGACAAGTCGATAGAGACGATCCTGGCGGAAGAGGCGCGTGAGAAGGCCATCGCGCAGGCGCGCCAGGAGGTGCAGCAGCTCAGGAAGTCAGTCGAGAAGGAGCTCACGCAGCTCATCGAGTATAAGCCCCTCGATGATTTGGAACAG AAATTCGACCTATCCCCGAAAACGATGGACCCGTTAGAAGACACGCTGGAGATCTACTGCACGGTGGACGAGCTGCGGCAGAGGATCGAGGCCCTCGAGCCCGACGTCAAGATCGAGCCCGACGAGATAGACAAGCTCCCCCCTCCCGACTTCACCGATCCCCTCAAGCTCGACCTCAGCAAGAACACGCTGCACTTTAACTTTATCGAGGGCAAGAGAGATGTGCTGCAG GACATGGGCGTGGGGGCCGGCGGCGATGGCGTGAGCGTGCTGGTGGCGGCGTGGGAGCGGCGCGTGGCCGCGGCGAGGGCCGGCGACATACTGCGCGGCATCCGGGCCAAGCGCGCGCGGGCCATGCGCCTCGCGCACCACGCCGCGCAGACGCACGACGCTGCCTGGCGCGACCAGG AGCGCAAAGCAAAAGAAGCAGAAGCAAGCATGCGTGAGATCGCACGCGCGGCGCGAGAGGCACATCGGCGAAGCTCACACATCGCGGCACCTCCTGATACTACACAAG CTGGCAAGCCCCCAAATAGAGAAGCTATAATGGAGTGGTTCCAAACGCATGAGCTGAAGCGAGGAGTTGGCCTCGACGAGAACAAAAAACCTGTCGATTGGTTTCATG GTCTGATCAGCCGGTCGGAAGCTGAGACGGCTCTGTCGGGCTGTCCAGCGGGCAGTTTCTTAGTCCGTGTATCGGAACGCGTGTGGGGATACGCGGTGACGTACCGCGACTCGTCGCGCTGCAAGCACTACCTGGTGGAGGCCGCGCGCGCCTACCGCCTGCTGCCCActggacacgtggcgcatgacACGCTCG CTGATCTCATAAACTACCACAAGACGGTGCCGATCACGGAGAGTGGAGGCGAGCTGCTTGTGTCAGCATGTCCGCCGCAGCAGACGCCCGACATCTTGTGCGCGCCGCCATCTtga
- the LOC110373247 gene encoding cyclin-dependent kinase-like 1, with translation MLVRMDRCPALSPSTPSSRGMDKYEQLAVVGEGSYGVVLKCRRRDTGQLVAIKKFLETEDDAAVRKMALREIRMLKKLRHDHLVNMIEVFRRKRRFYLVFEYLDHTLLDELEAAPGGLGEDTAKKHLYQLLKGIDYCHQNSIIHRDVKPENVLVSNTGVVKLCDLGFARALAAPGEPYTEYVATRWYRAPELLVAEHRYGPEVDIWAIGCLFAEMLTGDPLFPGDSDIDQLALIIKTVGKLAPRHQQVVSRLAGGAALSGAAGGARGVLPGVGAARDLLAACLRTEPRARPPAQALLRHKYFSTDSFAENFNAELRKKLGKEIETPPSQQSAARVAGKPRQQWTLNIIPDQSRSRTDSTAGESLIDYNYTPNSEVQMETSLVDKKPQPVRGVCDSAQDNTEHVVPAHVPALPPAARPAPPRSLARAINDTFQTFPVPVNTYPRTPYIKKVHNKLVMDEELLRGRAAVKKSSKKAPELSLPYVPGGKQHCRTGLNRANNSPVKKIKKPVHSVSKAYDNWDGVRSGMEINGSRSPTNLPYM, from the exons GTAGGTGAGGGTTCGTACGGCGTGGTGCTGAAGTGCCGGCGCCGGGACACGGGCCAGCTCGTCGCCATCAAGAAGTTCCTCGAGACTGAGGACGATGCCGCCGTCAGGAAGATGGCTCTCAGGGAGATACGTATGCTCAAG aaaCTCCGTCACGACCACTTAGTGAACATGATCGAGGTGTTCAGACGCAAGCGTCGCTTCTACCTGGTGTTCGAGTACCTGGACCACACGCTGCTGGACGAGCTGGAGGCGGCTCCCGGCGGCCTCGGCGAGGATACCGCCAAGAAGCACCTCTACCAGCTCCTCAAGGGCATTGACTACTGTCATCAAAACTCT ATAATCCATCGCGACGTGAAGCCCGAGAACGTGCTGGTGTCGAACACGGGCGTGGTGAAGCTGTGCGACTTGGGGTTCGCGCGGGCTCTAGCGGCGCCCGGCGAGCCCTACACCGAGTACGTCGCCACCAGGTGGTACCGCGCGCCTGAACTGCTCGTCGCTGAGCATAG GTATGGCCCCGAAGTGGACATTTGGGCGATTGGTTGTCTGTTTGCGGAGATGCTGACGGGAGACCCGCTGTTCCCCGGAGACTCCGACATCGATCAGCTCGCGCTCATTATTAAGACTGTTG GCAAGTTAGCCCCTCGTCACCAACAAGTGGTCTCCCGCCTAGCTGGCGGCGCAGCGCTatcgggcgcggcgggcggcgcgcgcggcgtGCTGCCCGGCGTGGGCGCGGCGCGGGACCTGCTCGCCGCGTGTCTGCGCACCGAGCCCCGGGCCAGGCCGCCCGCGCAGGCGCTGCTGAGGCACAA atatttCAGTACAGACAGTTTTGCAGAGAATTTCAATGCTGAATTAAGAAAGAAATTAGGCAAAGAAATTGAG ACTCCGCCGTCTCAGCAGAGCGCGGCACGAGTAGCGGGTAAACCAAGGCAACAATGGACACTCAACATTATACca gaCCAGAGCAGATCTCGGACAGACAGCACGGCGGGCGAGTCGCTCATTGACTACAACTATACACCCA ATTCCGAAGTACAAATGGAGACAAGTCTTGTCGATAAGAAGCCGCAGCCTGTACGCGGTGTTTGCGATTCTGCACAAGATAATACAGAG CACGTAGTCCCGGCACACGTGCCTGCGTTACCACCCGCGGCGCGGCCCGCACCGCCGCGGTCCCTCGCGCGAGCTATCAACGATACGTTCCAA acGTTTCCCGTACCTGTGAACACATATCCTAGGACGCCTTATATTAAGAA GGTACACAACAAGCTGGTGATGGATGAGGAGCTACTCCGAGGGCGCGCTGCCGTCAAGAAGAGCAGCAAGAAGGCGCCCGAGCTGTCGCTGCCGTACGTGCCCGGCGGCAAGCAGCACTGCCGGACAGGACTCAATAGAG CAAACAACAGTCCAGTGAAGAAGATAAAGAAGCCAGTCCACTCAGTCTCGAAGGCATACGACAACTGGGACGGTGTT CGTAGCGGCATGGAAATCAACGGCTCGAGATCGCCGACCAACCTCCCGTATATGTGA